Proteins co-encoded in one Gossypium arboreum isolate Shixiya-1 chromosome 11, ASM2569848v2, whole genome shotgun sequence genomic window:
- the LOC108477302 gene encoding GATA transcription factor 5-like, whose product MDAFYHHSMLYQTHHHPFFFKFPPLASTTPLLLSSSLQEMECVEAALKTSFRKEMALKSSPQAFLEDIWVVNNGQNGVSCDDFSVDDLFDFTHEEGFLEQQNEDEEEQVPVSSSHKRQKLSQEHHFSNDTINFDYSSLSTDELAVPAEDVANLEWLSHFVEDSFSEHSAAAYPAGTLTEKPKLPDNKLPKPEKPVATCFKTRVPGKARSKRSRTGGRVWCLGASPPFTESSSSSSSSSSSSPSASSPWFLCSNSGSGSTLELSESLSMEKKHKKRPATESTIGNGTQPTRRCSHCGVTKTPQWRAGPMGVKTLCNACGVRFKSGRLLPEYRPACSPTFSSELHSNHHRKVLEMRRQKEASGEAEPGSVPTSVPSFG is encoded by the exons ATGGATGCTTTCTATCATCATTCAATGCTTTACCAAACTCACCACCATCCTTTCTTCTTCAAATTTCCTCCTCTAGCTTCTACCACCCCTTTGCTATTATCCTCTTCTCTTCAG GAAATGGAATGCGTTGAAGCAGCTTTGAAGACCAGTTTTAGGAAGGAGATGGCTTTGAAATCAAGTCCCCAAGCGTTTCTTGAGGATATTTGGGTTGTAAATAATGGACAAAATGGAGTCTCTTGTGATGATTTTTCTGTAGACGACCTGTTTGACTTCACTCACGAAGAGGGTTTCCTTGAACAACAAAATGAAGATGAAGAAGAACAAGTACCAGTTTCTTCTTCGCATAAGAGGCAAAAGCTAAGCCAAGAGCACCATTTTTCTAACGATACCATCAATTTTGATTACAGTTCCTTATCCACCGACGAGCTCGCCGTTCCG GCGGAGGACGTCGCTAACCTTGAATGGTTGTCTCATTTCGTTGAGGATTCCTTCTCGGAACACTCTGCGGCAGCGTATCCCGCCGGAACGTTAACGGAAAAGCCCAAGTTACCAGACAACAAATTGCCTAAACCCGAGAAACCAGTTGCGACATGTTTCAAAACTCGTGTCCCAGGCAAAGCCAGAAGCAAGCGCAGTCGAACTGGTGGTCGAGTTTGGTGCCTTGGCGCTTCCCCTCCTTTTACAGAATCATCTTCAAGCTCCTCATCGTCATCTTCCTCTAGCCCTTCAGCTTCAAGCCCTTGGTTCCTTTGTTCAAACAGCGGTTCAGGTTCAACCTTAGAACTATCCGAATCGCTTTCAATGGAGAAGAAGCATAAGAAGAGACCGGCAACCGAGTCAACCATTGGAAATGGGACCCAGCCAACGCGTAGGTGCAGTCATTGTGGAGTTACAAAGACGCCACAATGGAGAGCTGGTCCAATGGGAGTTAAGACTTTGTGTAACGCTTGCGGGGTGAGGTTCAAATCGGGTCGGCTTTTACCCGAGTACAGACCAGCTTGTAGCCCGACATTTTCAAGCGAGTTACACTCGAACCATCATCGGAAAGTGCTTGAGATGCGACGTCAGAAAGAAGCTTCGGG